The region ATCGGGCGCGACCATTGGGTAATCCGAGGGGAGACCCCATTTCTCGCGGTATTCGTCTGGAGACATATTGTATTGGGTCCGCAGATGCCTCTTCAACGACTTGAATTTCCGGCCATCTTCCAAACAAACGAGAAATTCCCGGGTGATTGATTTCTTGGCGGGCACTGCTGGCTTCGGCGCTTCAGACGTCACAACAGCCGTTCCCGTGGTGACCCGCAGCAATGCCGAGTGTACGTCGCTGATCAAGGATGGAAGATCATTCGCCGGCACCGAATTGTTGCTGACATAGGCAGAAACAATATCTGCGGCTAGCTCGAGATAACTGTTGGAACTCGCGACTTCGCTCATAGCGCTCGATATCCCCGAATAAAAGGTGCCGCCGGTAGTATGCGGATTGAATAAGGATGAGCTATATATACTCATCGCGGCAAGACCGGCCAAACATAAGCTCTTTTAAGCGATTTTTTCGAATCAACTTTCAAGAACTTCGGCCCTTTCTAAATGCAACATGGAGATTACGCAAGTAGCAACACTACACTTTATTGAATTAAATAAAAAAAACGTTGAAAAAATTGAATCTCGTAGCAATAACGCAACCGCAATGGCTCCCTGCTTGCTATTTGCGGCGGACGCTACCCTGTTCTCAATCAAGAGAGATGAATGAGCAAGCTTCATTGGCCGATGTCTCAGGAAAAGGCGCCGTTTCCGGTTGAAAAGCGTCCTTCGGCCACAAATCTTCACGGAGTCACGCTCCGCGACGACTATGGATGGCTCAAGGCTGCCAACTGGCAGGACGTTTTGCGCGATCCCGCCGCGCTCTCCGGCGATATCCGTGCCGTGCTCGAGGCGGAAAACGGCTATGCCCGAGCGATCCTGGCGCCGGCCGCCAAATTGCGGGCGGAGATTTTCAAGGAGATGCGCGGGCGGATCAAGGAGGACGATTCCGAAGTTCCCCGGCAAGATGGGCCGTGGCTCTACTATAGCCGTCACAATATAGGGGGGCAGTATCCGGTCTTTTGCCGGGTCGCGGGCACCGGGGGGGCGCCTGAAATTCTCCTTGATGGCGACGCACTTGGCGAGGGCAAGAGCTTTTTCGACATCGGGGCTGCCATCCATTCGCCGGATCATTGCAAGCTCGCATGGAGCGCCGACGAGACGGGCTCGGAGCTGTATACGATCAAAATACGCGACCTTGGTGCCGCACAAGCGGAGGACTGTGCGGAAATCATCCACGATACGGATGGCAGTCTTGTATGGATGGCGGATTCTGCCGGCTTTTACTATATCCGCACCGACGAAAATCACCGGCCGGCCGAGATATTCCGGCACAGACTCGGCAGCGATCCCTCGAGCGATGTCCGCGTCTTCGAGGAACACGACCCAGGGTTGTTCATTCATCTCCGGCGCAGCCAATCGGGTCGCTTCGCGATTATCAGCGTCGAAGATCACGATTCATCCGAGATTCATCTGATTGATCTGACGGAGGCAAACGCAACATCAAACCTTGTCGAACCGCGCGCGCCGGGTCTCCATTATGATGTCGAACATCATGGCGACCGGCTGTTCATCCGCACCAATGCTGGGGATGCCGAAGACTTCAAAATTATGAGCGTGCCGCTGGCGACGCCCGGCAAAGCCCTCTGGCGCGATGAAGTTCCACACCGGCGGGGCCGGATGGTGATCAAGATCGCGGTCTATCCTGGCTACCTTGTGCGTATCGAGCGCGACTCAGGGCTTCCCCGCATCGTGATCCGGTATCTCGCAAGCGGCGAAGAGCATTCGATCTTTTTCCCGGAAGAGGCGTATTCGCTCGGCCTCGACGATCGGCTTGAATATGAAACCGATACGCTGAGGTTTGATTACTCATCGATGACCACGCCGTGGGAAACCTATGATTATCATCTTGCCACCCGCGAACGGGTTCTCCGCAAGCGCCAGATCATTCCCTCGGGGCACGATCCGTCCCGCTATGTGACGCGCCGTCTTTTCGCCACCGCTCCCGATGGCGAACAAATCCCCATCTCGCTCCTCTACCGCGCCGGACTGCGATTGGATCAATCCGCGCCTCTGTTGCTTTATGGCTATGGCGCTTACGGCTCGCATGTGCCGGCATCCTTTTCGGGGGCCCGTCTCAGTCTCGTCGATCGCGGCTTTGTTTATGCGATCGCGCATGTTCGCGGCGGCACCGACAAGGGCTGGCATTGGTATACCGATGGAAAACTGATGAAAAAGCAAAATACCTTTACCGATTTCATCAGCGCCGCGAGACATCTCATTGACACTGGCTATTCGCGGGCGGGGCGGATCGTGGCGCAGGGCGGCAGCGCGGGGGGGATGCTCATGGGCGCCGCCGTCAATCTTGCTCCCGAACTTTTCGCTGGAATCATCGCGGATGTGCCCTTCGTCGATGTCTTGAACACCATGCTTGATGCGAACCTGCCCCTGACGCCGCCGGAATGGCTGGAATGGGGCAATCCGGGCACCGACCCGGCGGTTTTCGAGGCGATGCGCGCCTACTCGCCCTACGACAATGTCGGAGCCAAGCCTTACCCGGCGATTCTGGCGCTCGGCGGCCTCACCGATCCGCGTGTGACCTATTGGGAGCCGCTGAAATGGGTGACAAAACTTCGCGCCTTGACGACGGGGAACAGTCCGATCCTGCTCATGACCAACATGGGCGCGGGACATGGCGGGGCGCCGGGACGGCTCGATCATTTGGAGGAATTGGCGTTGCAATACGCCTTCGCCGTCAGCTGCGTCGAGGGCCAGCCGGCGGCTCCCTAGACTGCTATTCTTTTGAAGTTCGAGCTTCCGAGTCCATAAAGGCTTTCAGCTCCGTCATGGATTTGAAATGGAAGACCGCATGTTCGGTCCGCGCTTCGATGGATCCGTTAGAATACATAATATAAGAGGTTCCCGCCGATTGGTATTGACCAACGATCGCCAGTTCCTGTTGGCCGCCGCTCGTGATGGATTGCGGCGCGTTTGGCGGTGGTTGCTGGGGGAGCATGGCGGGCGAAGACGCGGGCTCACCCGCGCGTTTTTCGGGTTTCCTGTGCAGCTCGATAAAAAGTTCTTCCTCGAAGATCGTTTCGATCGCCACCGTTTCGGAGGGCCAGCTTGTTCCTGGCTCAGATTGAACCTGGGGCTTACCCAGTTTGTCTTGTATTTCTGGAAACGGCTCTTCGAAAGACGATGCGGCAATATTCTCATTTGGAGCGGTATCGAAGAGATCAGGCTTTTCCGCGTGAGCGAAAGAAGTCCAAGTTTCGCTTTCCGTTTCAGCCTCCTTCATCGCGACCGCGGGGGGGATGAAGAATTCTGGCTCCAAGGCCGGCTCCGGCCCGGCTTGATTTAGGTCTCCACCGTGGGAAAAAGGCGGCGCTTTCTGCGCGGAATACTCCGCCTCGGGGAGTCCTCGCGCCGGAGGCACATGGCCGCGTGGCTTCAGGAAGCTGCGCGCCGCCGTGAGGTTCGATCGGATGGGCCGTTTCGCCCAGCTTCGCGGGGAAGGAATTGGCGCAACTGCGACAGACGGAACAGCCGCGGACTGCGGTCCAAACGACGATTCGCTCTGGATATCAGAGGGCTGCTCATCATCCGTCCGCCACGCAAGTTCCCTTAGCCGCGGTGTGACTCCTTGCCCGGCATTGAGAAAAGCTGGCAGGCGAGCGAGCCTGTGCAGGATCAGTCCGAGCGCGACCGTCACGATACCGCAAGAAAAGGCCACCGAACCGGCGATTACACTCGCCCAGCCGCGCTCGACCTCGATGATTCCATAGCCGGTGTAAAATGCGATCGCGCCGCCCAGCGAAAGGAAAACGCCTAGACCAAGGACCAAATAGCTCATTTTTCCAAAGCCTCAGCCTTTGAGTTGAACCGCCGCTCGCTCACGTGATCAAACCCGTACTCCCGAAATCCAGGTTTCGGCCCTGGTGTTGCATCGTCCGTCCAATGCAGCTGCCGGGGTGTCGTAAACCAAACCACGCGGAACTTCCCTCTGCGGAATCGGTTGCCGCAATGCAAAAGGCTGTTACCTTATGCGGCGCCCATGGCGGTGCCACCCTAAAGACTTCAAACAAGGAGCCCCAGATGCCGTTCAGCTTGCCCGAACTTCCCTATCCCTACGAGGCACTCCAGCCTTATCTTTCCAAGGAGACGCTCGAGTTTCATCACGATAAGCATCATGCGGCCTATGTGACAACCGCCAATAATCTTCTGAAGGACAGCGGTCTCGAAGGCAAGTCCTTGGAAGATGTTGTCAAGGAGAGTTACGGCAAAAACGTTCCCTTGTTCAATAATGCAGCGCAGCATTATAATCACTCGGAATATTGGAAATCAATCAAGCCAGGTGGCGCCAGCAAAGTTCCAGGTGAGCTTGAAAAGGCGCTCATTGAATCATTCGGTTCGATCGAAAAGGTCAAACAGGACTTGGTGCAGGCGGGCACCACTCAGTTCGGGTCCGGCTGGGCTTGGCTCGTGGTCAAGGATGGCAAGATCGCCGTCGCCAAGACCGGGAACGCCGAAAATCCACTGATCTCGGGAGGTGTCCCGATTCTCACAGTCGATGTCTGGGAACATACATATTACATTGACTATCGCAATCGCCGGCCTGATTACCTCAAAGCGTTCGTCGACAATCTGGTAAATTGGGAATATGTCGCGGAGCGTTATGCCGCAGCGCTCTCTTAGGCGCGTCCACTCGCGGGCAGCCGGGCCGCCGCGCCGGAAAAAATTTCCGGCGTGTTTGGGGGGTGAGCAATAAAATTCCTGCCGCGCCGCCGTTGCGCAAATTCTCTTCTCTTTTGGTTCCCCAGAATCCCAGTGCTCGACAGAGCTTGCTGGCGGGCCGTATATCTTGGAAATCACTGGCGGAGACAAAAACCTGAATGAGTATTGCGGCGAATGTCATCGAAGGAATCGGAAATACTCCGCTTATCAAATTGCGGGCGGCCTCGAATCTGACCGGCTGCACGATTTTGGGCAAAGCGGAGTTCATGAATCCGGGGGGGTCGGTCAAGGACCGCGCCGCCCTCGCGATTGTCAACGCAGCGGTTACGGGGGGAAGCTTGCGGCCGGGCGGATTGATCGTCGAAGGCACGGCGGGCAACACGGGCATTGGACTCGCGCTCGTCGCCAATGCCTTGGGTTACAAAACGGTGATCGTCATTCCCGACACCCAAAGTCAGGAAAAG is a window of Methylocapsa sp. D3K7 DNA encoding:
- a CDS encoding superoxide dismutase: MPFSLPELPYPYEALQPYLSKETLEFHHDKHHAAYVTTANNLLKDSGLEGKSLEDVVKESYGKNVPLFNNAAQHYNHSEYWKSIKPGGASKVPGELEKALIESFGSIEKVKQDLVQAGTTQFGSGWAWLVVKDGKIAVAKTGNAENPLISGGVPILTVDVWEHTYYIDYRNRRPDYLKAFVDNLVNWEYVAERYAAALS
- a CDS encoding S9 family peptidase; this encodes MSKLHWPMSQEKAPFPVEKRPSATNLHGVTLRDDYGWLKAANWQDVLRDPAALSGDIRAVLEAENGYARAILAPAAKLRAEIFKEMRGRIKEDDSEVPRQDGPWLYYSRHNIGGQYPVFCRVAGTGGAPEILLDGDALGEGKSFFDIGAAIHSPDHCKLAWSADETGSELYTIKIRDLGAAQAEDCAEIIHDTDGSLVWMADSAGFYYIRTDENHRPAEIFRHRLGSDPSSDVRVFEEHDPGLFIHLRRSQSGRFAIISVEDHDSSEIHLIDLTEANATSNLVEPRAPGLHYDVEHHGDRLFIRTNAGDAEDFKIMSVPLATPGKALWRDEVPHRRGRMVIKIAVYPGYLVRIERDSGLPRIVIRYLASGEEHSIFFPEEAYSLGLDDRLEYETDTLRFDYSSMTTPWETYDYHLATRERVLRKRQIIPSGHDPSRYVTRRLFATAPDGEQIPISLLYRAGLRLDQSAPLLLYGYGAYGSHVPASFSGARLSLVDRGFVYAIAHVRGGTDKGWHWYTDGKLMKKQNTFTDFISAARHLIDTGYSRAGRIVAQGGSAGGMLMGAAVNLAPELFAGIIADVPFVDVLNTMLDANLPLTPPEWLEWGNPGTDPAVFEAMRAYSPYDNVGAKPYPAILALGGLTDPRVTYWEPLKWVTKLRALTTGNSPILLMTNMGAGHGGAPGRLDHLEELALQYAFAVSCVEGQPAAP
- a CDS encoding MucR family transcriptional regulator, with protein sequence MSEVASSNSYLELAADIVSAYVSNNSVPANDLPSLISDVHSALLRVTTGTAVVTSEAPKPAVPAKKSITREFLVCLEDGRKFKSLKRHLRTQYNMSPDEYREKWGLPSDYPMVAPDYAKARSNLAKQMGLGQQRRRTSKSRG